From the genome of Miscanthus floridulus cultivar M001 chromosome 10, ASM1932011v1, whole genome shotgun sequence, one region includes:
- the LOC136489198 gene encoding uncharacterized protein, with protein sequence MRLYVRGDSELVVDQVMKESSCKSPLMIAYCQEVCKLKDKFHGIELHHVPQKDNDTADFLTKLDARRVPSSDGVFINDLHEPSTHIQEGPFQTRPDADPALRGSDPSTSVTTSPADVTMVALDQTDWRASLLAYHHEEILPPKRTKARQITRCAKTFVALSDKLYKQSPLGVLIKCIPTN encoded by the coding sequence atgcGGCTCTACGTCCGcggtgactcggagttggtcgttgaccaagtcatgaaggagtcctcctgcaaaagccccctcatgatagcatactgccaggaggtgtgcaagctcaaggacaaattccatGGGATCGAGCttcatcatgtcccccaaaaggacaacgacaccgccgattttctcacaaaattggatgCTAGGCGGGTTCCGTCTTCggacggggtcttcatcaatgaccttcatgaacCATCTACCCACATCCAGGAAGGGCCATTTCAGACACGCCCTGATGCTGACCCGGCACtcaggggctccgaccctagtACCTCCGTGACAACGTCGCCTGCTGATGTCACCATGGTGGCacttgatcaaaccgactggcgagcgtcgctactcgcctaccaccacgaggagattctcccacccaaaaggactaaagcacgaCAGAtcactcgatgcgccaagacgttCGTCGCACTCAGTGACAAACTTTACAAACAAAGTCCATTGGGGGTACTCAtaaagtgcatccctaccaactaa